The genomic stretch GAGTGCGAAGGCTGGGACCGGGACTGGTCGGTCCCGGAACCGCAGGAGCCGTCGTACACCAATCCCGCGTAGCCGACAGTGAGTCCGGAAGGTACAGCCGGCGCATCGGTCGGTGCGGCCGCCCTGCTGGCCGTCTGGGAGTCGGGGCTGGCCGCGGGGTACGCCAAGCGCGCCCTGCTGCTGCACTCCGCCGCCCGGCCGGCGGCGGGCACCGAGGAGCTGCTGTCCGTCCCGGTAGGGCGTCGTGACGCCGATCTGTTCGCGCTGCGGCGTGAACTCTTCGGAGAGCGGCTGGAGGTGCGCGTGACGTGCCGTCAGTGCGGCGGGGAGATGGAGTTCACGCTCGGCGTGCAGGACGTGATCGGCGCCGGGGCCGCCGAGGTCGCGGACGGACCGCTGGCCGTCGAGGCCGACGGCTGGACGGTGCGGTTCCGGCTGCCGACGGCCGGGGATCTGGCCGCGGTCGAGGCGTCACCTGTTGTGGAGGCCGGTGCCGAACTCGTCGCCCGCTGCGTGCTGCACGCCGAACGTTCCGGAACCGAGGTGGCGGCCGACGCACTGCCCGAGCACGTGCGGCAGCGCGTCGCCCAGGCCGCGGCCGAGGCCGACCCGGGAGCCGACGTCCGGCTCAACCTGACCTGCCCGGACTGCGGTCACGCGGCCACCGCCGAACTGGACATCGGCTCGTACCTGTGGGCCGAACTGGACGCCTGGGCGCGGGGCACGCTGCAGGATGTCCATCTGCTCGCCGGCCACTACGGATGGAGCGAGTCCGAGGTCCTGGCGCTCAGCCCGCTGCGGCGCCGCTACTACCTGGAGCTGTGTGCGGATGCCTGACCACTTCGACCGCCNNNNNNNNNNNNNNNNNNNNNNNNNNNNNNNNNNNNNNNNNNNNNNNNNNNNNNNNNNNNNNNNNNNNNNNNNNNNNNNNNNNNNNNNNNNNNNNNNNNNNNNNNNNNNNNNNNNNNNNNNNNNNNNNNNNNNNNNNNNNNNNNNNNNNNNNNNNNNNNNNNNNNNNNNNNNNNNNNNNNNNNNNNNNNNNNNNNNNNNNNNNNNNNNNNNNNNNNNNNNNNNNNNNNNNNNNNNNNNNNNNNNNNNNNNNNNNNNNNNNNNNNNNNNNNNNNNNNNNNNNNNNNNNNNNNNNNNNNNNNNNNNNNNNNNNNNNNNNNNNNNNNNNNNNNNNNNNNNNNNNNNNNNNNNNNNNNNNNNNNNNNNNNNNNNNNNNNNNNNNNNNNNNNNNNNNNNNNNNNNNNNNNNNNNNNNNNNNNNNNNNNNNNNNNNNNNNNNNNNNNNNNNNNNNNNNNNNNNNNNNNNNNNNNNNNNNNNNNNNNNNNNNNNNNNNNNNNNNNNNNNNNNNNNNNNNNNNNNNNNNNNNNNNNNNNNNNNNNNNNNNNNNNNNNNNNNNNNNNNNNNNNNNNNNNNNNNNNNNNNNNNNNNNNNNNNNNNNNNNNNNNNNNNNNNNNNNNNNNNNNNNNNNNNNNNNNNNNNNNNNNNNNNNNNNNNNNNNNNNNNNNNNNNNNNNNNNNNNNNNNNNNNNNNNNNNNNNNNNNNNNNNNNNNNNNNNNNNNNNNNNNNNNNNNNNNNNNNNNNNNNNNNNNNNNNNNNNNNNNNNNNNNNNNNNNNNNNNNNNNNNNNNNNNNNNNNNNNNNNNNNNNNNNNNNNNNNNNNNNNNNNNNNNNNNNNNNNNNNNNNNNNNNNNNNNNNNNNNNNNNNNNNNNNNNNNNNNNNNNNNNNNNNNNNNNNNNNNNNNNNNNNNNNNNNNNNNNNNNNNNNCCCGCGGCCGCGCCTGTCGGCGGCGCGGAAGGCCCGGCGGACGCCGGTGTGGTGCGGGTGCGCCCGCGCCTGCCGGGTCCGTTCGAGCGGATGGACGCCTTCGGGGCGCGTGCCGAGCCGCTCGGACAGGACTTCGAGGAGCGGGTGCCGACGGAGTCCGTACGGCGGACGCAGCCATCTGCCGTGCAGCACCGGCCGGTTGAGACTGCGCCACGTCATGATGTGATGCCACTTCAGTCGGGTTCTCGACAACTGCCGTTGGCGCTGCTGGAGCAGACCGCACCGCAGCGCGGGGTGTTGATGCCCGCCGCCGTTCCGCAGCCTGCCACCGAACCGGCTGCGCGGCCCGCAGGACGCACTTCCTGGGAGGGCGAGCGCGATGATCCGACGCGGCGACCGCCGGCCGTCGGGCGGCAGGCTCCCGAGCTGACGGTGCGCCATGAGTCCTCCGAGGCCGACCCGGAGGGCGCCGCACCCCCCGCCCTCGTACCCGCCCAGAGCGCCCGGCCCGCGGCACGTCCGGCCGGGACCGCCGCCGTACGCCAGTCCGCCCGCGACAACGCGCGGCAGCGCCCGCAGGAGCGCACCGTGCACATCAGCATCGGCCGCCTGGAAGTCCGCGCCGCGGGCCGGCGCAACGACGCCGCCGCACGCCCGCGCGAGCGCGCACCGCAGCCAGGCCGGCAGTCGCCCGTCCTGAGCCTGGAGAAGTACCTGTCCCGAGGGGAGGCCCAGCGATGAGCAATACGCTCGCCGTGGCCACGGTCACCGAGGCGCTGCGCCAGCAGATCGCGCAGTCACTGGCGCCCGACATCCCGTTCGCCGTCGACGTCGCCGCGCGCAAGCCGCCCACGGACCCGCCGGCCGAACCGACGATCACCGTCTTCCTGTATCAGGTGACGCCCAACCCCTCGCTGCGCAACATGGACGCGCCCACCCGCGCGGCCGACGGCACCGTGCTCACCCGGCCCTCCGCCGCCCTCGACCTGCACTACCTGATCAGCTTCTACGGCGACGAGGCCGAGCTGGTCCCGCAGCGCCTGCTGGGCTGTGTGGTGCGCACCCTGCACGAGAACCCGGTGCTGTCCAAGGCGATGATCGAGGCCGCCGCCGAGCAGCCCTACCTCCAGGGCACCGATCTGGCCGACTCCCCGCAGCGGGTGCGCTTCACGCCCACCGCGCTGGACATCGACGACACGTCCAAGCTCTGGGGGATGCTCTACCAGAACAACACCCCGTACGCGCTCTCCCTCATCTACCAGGGCATCGCCGTGATGATCGACGGCCGTGCGACGCCGGTCGAGCCCAAGCCCGTCAAGACCCGTACCGTGCACGCCGTGCCCGAAGCCGGCTGAGCGGGAGCGGAGTCGCGACCATGGGAGGGGAGAAGGCGAAGGTGCCGGGTGACGGCGAACTGCACCACAAGGCGCTGTCCGTGGCGGTGGAGGCGGTGCTGGCCCGCCTGGACGCGCATGCGTCCGGGCCTGACGGCAACGGCGCGTCCGCCGCCACTGCCCGGTCCGAGCCTGCCGCTTCCCCGGAGCCGGAGCCCGGCAGCGCCCTGGACACCCTCTCCTCCTGCTTCGGCCTGAGCCCCTTCGAGCGCGACGTCCTCGTCCTGGCCGCCGCCGCCGAGCTGGACTCCACCACCGCGAGCCGCTGCGCCGCGGCCTGCGGTGACCCGGCCCGGCCGTACCCGACCTTCTCGCTGGCCCTGGCCTGCCTGGACGACGCGCACTGGAGCGCGCTCGCCCCGGTCGGCCCGCTGCGCCGCTGGCGGCTGCTCGAACTCGACGACCGCGAAGGGACGGTGGCCCTCACCGCCTCGCGCATCCGGGTCGACGAGCGGATCCTGCACTTCCTGGTCGGCGTCGACTATCTGGACATCCGCCTGCACGGACTGCTGACCTGGATCGCCCCGTCGGCGCAGGCCCTGCCGGCCGCGCACGAGCGCACCGTGCGTGCGGTGTCCGCGGGTTGGGCCGCGGCCGAACTGGACGCACTGCCGCATGTCGAGCTGGTCGGAGCCGACCGGCAGACACGCTGGGAGATCGCCGCCGCGGCGGCCCGCGAGTCCGGTCTCACTCTGTACGCGGTGTCCGCCGAGGACCTGCCGACCGATCCGGGCGAGCGCGACCGGCTCGCCCGACTGTGGCAGCGGGAGGCGGTGCTGCTGCCCGCGGCCCTGCTGGTGGAGCTGAACGACGGTTCGTCGGTTTCGCTGGGTGAGGCGCCGTCCGGGCTTTCCGCCCGGGACACCTCGGCCGCCGTCGACGCCCTGACCGGCGGGCTCGCCGTGCCGGTGGTCCTCTCCGCCGACGACCCGCGTCCGGCGACCGCTCGCGCCCGCGCCGAGCGGGTGACCGTTCCGGCGCTCAGTGCGGAGGAGCAGCTGGACGTCTGGACGGACGCGTTGGGCGGTCTTCCGGAGGTCACCGAGTGGGGACTGCGCGGGCTGGTCGCCCAGTTCTCGCTGCCCGCGCATGTCATCCGCTCGGCGGCGACCTCGGTCCGGCGTTCCTCGGGCTCCGGCGACGCCGGCCGCGATGCGACCCAACTGGCCTGGCGGGCCGGTCTGGTGGAGGCCCGTATGGCCCTGGACGAGCTCGGCCGCCGGGTCGAACCGCGGGCCGGCTGGAACGACCTGGTCGTCGCCGAGCGCCAGCGGGCGATACTCCGCGAGATCGTCGCCCATGTGCGTCGGCGGGCCACCGTCCATCAGGAGTGGGGTTTCGAGAGCGTGCTGCGCCGCGGACTCGGCGTCACCGCGCTCTTCGCGGGCGGTTCCGGAACCGGCAAGACCCTGGCCGCCGAGGTCATGGCGGGGGAGCTGGGCGTCGACCTCTTCGTCATCGATCTCTCGCAGGTGGTCAGCAAGTACATCGGCGAGACGGAGAAGAACCTCCGCCGGGTCTTCGACGCGGCCGAGCGCGGCGGCGCCCTGCTGCTCTTCGACGAGGCCGACTCGCTCTTCGGCAAGCGCAGCGAGGTCAAGGACAGCCACGACCGGTACGCCAACCTGGAGGTCAGCTACCTCCTGATGCGCATGGAGGCCTACCGCGGACTGGCCGTCCTCACCACCAACATGAAGAAGGCCCTGGACAACGCCTTCATGCGGCGGATCCGCTTCGTCGTCGACTTCCCCTTCCCGTCCGTGCCGGAGCGCGCCGAGATCTGGCGCCGCGTCATCCCGGACCGGACGCCGACACGGGGGCTGGACCCCGAGCGCCTCGCTCAACTCACCGTCGCAGGTGGCTCGATCCGCAACATCGCGCTGGCCGGCGCCTTCCTCGCCGCCGAGGAGGGCAGCCCGGTGCGCATGCGGCACATGCTCGCCGCGGCGCGCACCGAGTACCTCAAGCTCGAACGCTCCCTGACGCCTTCGGAGGTGGACGGGTGGGTCTGAACGACGTGCACGGCGTGACCGACGTGGCCGTGGACAGACGCCGGGTGCCCATGGGAGCCGCGCCGACCGCGATCCGTATCGACATCGGGGAACTCGCCTTCGACGGGTTCGACTTGAGCCCGCGCGACGCCGACCGCGTCCGCGAGTCGTTTCACGGCGAGCTGGACCGGCTGGTACGCGAGCACGGGGTGCCGGCCGCCCTGCTTGCCGACGACGACAGCGCATGCGACTTCCTCTCCGGGCTGCCCGAGCTGCCTGTCACGGGCAACCCGCGCCGCCTGGGCGAGGCCCTCGCCCGCGCGGTGCACGCCGGCCTGTCCGGTGCCGCGGACCGCCGCGGGGGGCGCCGATGAGCGGCACGTACGCGCCCGCCCAGGGCCGGCAGAGCAGCGGCGGCAACAAGCAGAAGGCCCGCAAGCCGCAGCGTGCCGCCCGTACGCCCGAGCCCAAGGAGATCATCAGCGGGGCCGGACACCCTCTCGATCCGGGCATCCGCAGGGAGTTGGAGGCGCGACTCGGCCATGACTTCAGCCGCGTTCGCGTGCACACCGACGAGGACTCGGCCGCGCTGGCAGACCTGGTCGGTGCCGACGCGGTCACCGTCGGCCAGGAGATCTTCTTCCGCAAGGGCGCCTTCCACCCCGGCACCGAGGACGGCCGCCGCCTGCTCTCGCACGAGCTGCTGCACACGGTCCAGGCCCCCGACCAGCCGGGCCGGCTGCGCGCGGGCCGTGACTTCGGCGGCGTCAGCCTGCCCACCGACGCCATCGAGCAGCAGGCCGAGCGGGGCGCGCGCGGCGCGGAAGCGGGACAGCCCGAGGTCACGCGGGACAGCTCCGCCACCCCCGGCTGGCTCCGCTACGCCCGCGTCGACGCCGACCGGCTGCGCAGCGAGCGCTTGGACCCGGCCACCCTCGTGGACCGCCTCACCGCGGGCATTCTGCGTTCGCTCCGGGGCGACCCGACCGACTCCTCGGGGCGCGTGCGCAAGCAACTGATGCGATTTGCACCGAAGTTGGAGCAGGCGGTGCTCGCCAAGCTCGAACTCCGCCTCCCGTCCTCCGACTACCAGCGCGTCCTCGCCCTCGCCGAGCAGACCTCGCATCTGCCCGAGGGTATGGACACCCCGCTCACCCCGGTCCCGGTCACGGACACGGTCGACCGGACCGAGGCCGAGCACGACCAGGACGATGTACGGGAACGCGACCACCGCGAGACCGAGCAGGAGCACCGCGACGACGCGGCCGAGGGCCGTCGACGCGAGCACCAGCGCCCGGACGGTTCCTCCCGAGAGCCGGAGGAGGAGAAACGCAGTCCCTCCGGGCGGCGTAAGCACGGGAAGCGGAACTCTGAGGAGCGGGGCGGGACTTCGTCGTCGTACGACACCGGCGGTGGCGCCTCCGCCGATGCCTCCGCGGCCACTTCCGCCGGCGCCTCCGCCTCCTCGGAGTCCTCGGCACCCGAGGGCGACTCCGCCGACCAGTCCGCATCCACCCGGCCCGGCGCCGCGACCGCGGACCGGGCGCAGGCAGCCGAGCCGGGTCAGGACCAGGCCCAGGGCCGAACCGCCGCCCAGCAGCAGGCCGGCGGCAAGGACGCCCAGGACAAGGACCGCAGGGACCAGGAAGCCCGGCAGGACCAGCAGGAGAAGAAGGACCAACAGGCCCAGCAGCAGAAGACCGACCAGAGCAAGGACCCCAAGGACAAGCCCGCCGCCACGAAGGCCGAGGGATCCCCGGAGCATGAGCGGAAGTCCGCGGCCAAGCAACCCGTCGCCGGCAGCAAGCCGCACAATCCGGACCACCTGCCCACCCCGCAGCCCGGCCCCGTCCGCCCGGAGGAGGTCGACAAGACCGCCGAGGAGCGCGACGGCTCGCTCGCCCGCCACGGCGTCGTCGAGGGCGACGAGGACGGCGAACCCCCCGAGCAGGAGGAGCCCGAGGGCCTGGAGCCGGGCGCCGACAGCGAGGTTGACGGTCCCCATGGCGGAGTTGGGCCCGGCGCCACCGGCGAAGCGGAGACCGCGCTCAAGCCGGAGGACTTCGTGCCCTCCACCGACCTCGACGTCTCCTCCGTGCCGACGGCCGACCAGATGCGCCCGCCCGCCGACGGATCCGCCCCGGTCCCCGCCGAGGTCCCCAGTTTCCCGGCCCCGCCCCCGACCAAGGCGGAGAAGGTCCAGACGGCGCGCCAGAGCGAGCGCGAGGACGACGAGCCCGCCGAGCCTCCCGTCGCGACGGCCCCGCCCGCCCCGGGCCGCCGTACTCTGCAATCGGCCCCGCAACCCGGTCCCGTCGCCGAGAACGAGGCCGGAGACCGTACCGAGCGCGACCTCCAGACCGAGAAGCCGGTCGAGCAGGAGGTCGGCCCGGACCCCGAGCACGCCCAACCCGCCGACGACGCCTCCCCGGCCGCGAAACCGGAGACAGAACCAAAGTCCGGGCCTGGCCAGCAATCTGACGAACTGTCAGCTCGTCCTCCTCAGACCGAAGAGGGCGCCGCCCCCACCCCCGCGCAGCAGGAGAGCGCGACCGAGCACAACGAGCGCCAGGAGGCCGAGCACGCCCCGGCCCCCGCGGTGCCGACCTCCGCCCTCGCCTCCGCACGGTCCGCCGGGGCGCTGCACCCGCACCAACCGGCGGGCGCCCCTTATGGACCNNNNNNNNNNNNNNNNNNNNNNNNNNNNNNNNNNNNNNNNNNNNNNNNNNNNNNNNNNNNNNNNNNNNNNNNNNNNNNNNNNNNNNNNNNNNNNNNNNNNNNNNNNNNNNNNNNNNNNNNNNNNNNNNNNNNNNNNNNNNNNNNNNNNNNNNNNNNNNNNNNNNNNNNNNNNNNNNNNNNNNNNNNNNNNNNNNNNNNNNNNNNNNNNNNNNNNNNNNNNNNNNNNNNNNNNNNNNNNNNNNNNNNNNNNNNNNNNNNNNNNNNNNNNNNNNNNNNNNNNNNNNNNNNNNNNNNNNNNNNNNNNNNNNNNNNNNNNNNNNNNNNNNNNNNNNNNNNNNNNNNNNNNNNNNNNNNNNNNNNNNNNNNNNNNNNNNNNNNNNNNNNNNNNNNNNNNNNNNNNNNNNNNNNNNNNNNNNNNNNNNNNNNNNNNNNNNNNNNNNNNNNNNNNNNNNNNNNNNNNNNNNNNNNNNNNNNNNNNNNNNNNNNNNNNNNNNNNNNNNNNNNNNNNNNNNNNNNNNNNNNNNNNNNNNNNNNNNNNNNNNNNNNNNNNNNNNNNNNNNNNNNNNNNNNNNNNNNNNNNNNNNNNNNNNNNNNNNNNNNNNNNNNNNNNNNNNNNNNNNNNNNNNNNNNNNNNNNNNNNNNNNNNNNNNNNNNNNNNNNNNNNNNNNNNNNNNNNNNNNNNNNNNNNNNNNNNNNNNNNNNNNNNNNNNNNNNNNNNNNNNNNNNNNNNNNNNNNNNNNNNNNNNNNNNNNNNNNNNNNNNNNNNNNNNNNNNNNNNNNNNNNNNNNNNNNNNNNNNNNNNNNNNNNNNNNNNNNNNNNNNNNNNNNNNNNNNNNNNNNNNNNNNNNNNNNNNNNNNNNNNNNNNNNNNNNNNNNNNNNNNNNNNNNNNNNNNNNNNNNNNNNNNNNNNNNNNNNNNNNNNNNNNNNNNNNNNNNNNNNNNNNNNNNNNNNNNNNNNNNNNNNNNNNNNNAGCAGTCCGACGCTCCCGGGGCCCTCGGCGCGCCCGGCGCCCAGCCCGCCCCCGGCGCCTCGCTTGAACCGGGCGGCGGCGCCTGCGCGGGTTCCCCGCAGCCCAGCACCGATGCCGACAAGCCCGAAGGCAGTGGCGGCGGTTGCGGAGGCGGAGGCGGCGCCACCCAGGAGCAGAAGAGCCCCGCCCCGCCCAACGTCTCCCACCAGGACCCGCAGGCCGCCCTGGGTACCGCCGCCGGCGTGCCGGCGGACCAGACGGTCACCGTCCTCGACGGTGCCGACGGCGCCGTCGACCAGTCCATCGGCCGGCAGCAGGCCCAGCTCAAGGCCGCTCCGCCGACCGCGCAGCGCCCCTCCGGCGCGCCGCAGACCCTGGACGGCAAGCCGCCGGAGCAGGCCGCGGCCCCGCAGGTGTCGGGACAGCTGGAGCGAGTGGCCCCGCCCGGGCAGGGGCAGCAGCAGAAGGCCGACGGCCAGCAGGTCCAGGGCCAGAACCCGGCTCAGCAGGTCCAGACCCCGAACGTCCCGGACACCGACACGGGGAACGCCGACGCGCACGACGTCCAGAACATGCAGGACGCGGTCAACGACGTTCCCTCGACCGACCCCGGCCTGAACGTCACCGTCGGCCCGGCCCCCCAGGTGCAGCTGACCGGCGACGCCGACCCGAAGCTGACGGACCAGCAGGCCGGCAAGTACAACGACAAGACGACCACGATCCAGGACACCGGCCGCCAGGACGCGGCCAAGCCGCTGGGCGAGGACCACATCTACCCGGACGTCCCCGACGAGACGCTCCGGGGCAACGTGCCCGGCGGCGTGGGCGGCCAGGGCGGCGGCCCAGGCAAGAGCGGCGAGCCGCTGAAGCCCGGCGAGGCCACCGTCGTCCAGCAGCAGCGCGGCCCGCAGATCAAGCAGGCGATCGGCCAGGGCCAGGGCCAGGTGCGCAGCGCCCAGACCAAGAACAAGCAGCAGCAGGCCGAGGCGCGCAAGAAGAACCAGTCGGACATCGACAAGGAGACGGCGGACAACGCCAGGAAGCAGACCGACAAGCGCGGTGAGGTAGGCGTCCAGGCCACCCAGGCGCGCGACCAGTGGCGCTCCGAGCAGGACAAGAAGGTCGCCGACTCCGACCAGCAGGCCGATCAGTCGCACACGGAGAACAACCAGAAGATCCTCTCCAAGCGCGACGACAGCAACAAGCAGGTCAAGGACCGGCAGACCAGCGACAACAAGAAGATCGAGGACAACCGTCAGCAGGCGCAGCAGAAGGCCCAGGACGAGAAGGACAAGAAGAAGCACGAGTCCTCGGGCTGGTTCGGCTGGATCACGTCCAAGATCAAGGACGCCTTCAACGCCCTGCTGTCCGCGGTGACCAAGATCTTCGACTTCTTCCGCAAGCTGGTCAACGACATCATCGACGGCTTCAAGAAGTTCGCGGACTCGGTCATCGACACCTGCCGCAAGCTTGCCGTAGACCTGATCAAGGCCGTCGCCGATACGCTGATCAAGATCTGTGACGTCCTGCTCGCCGCGTTCCCGGCGCTGCGCGACAAGTTCCGCAAGGCCATCGAGGCGCTGCGCGACGCGGCGATCGCGGCGGTCAACGCCCTCGCCGACGCGCTCAAGGCGGCGGTCAACAAGCTCCTCGACGCGCTGGGCGCCGCGCTCAACGCGCTGCTGAAGCTGGCCGAGGCCACCCTCAAGGCCATCATCAACCAGGTGCGCGCGGCGGTCGAAGCCGCGATCAACTTCGTCAAGGCCGCCATCGCCGCGCTCGGCCAGCTCGCGGCGCTGATCGCGGACATCGCCCCCGACCCGGGCGGCTGGCTGAAGAAGATGGG from Streptomyces roseochromogenus subsp. oscitans DS 12.976 encodes the following:
- a CDS encoding DUF4157 domain-containing protein, which produces MSGTYAPAQGRQSSGGNKQKARKPQRAARTPEPKEIISGAGHPLDPGIRRELEARLGHDFSRVRVHTDEDSAALADLVGADAVTVGQEIFFRKGAFHPGTEDGRRLLSHELLHTVQAPDQPGRLRAGRDFGGVSLPTDAIEQQAERGARGAEAGQPEVTRDSSATPGWLRYARVDADRLRSERLDPATLVDRLTAGILRSLRGDPTDSSGRVRKQLMRFAPKLEQAVLAKLELRLPSSDYQRVLALAEQTSHLPEGMDTPLTPVPVTDTVDRTEAEHDQDDVRERDHRETEQEHRDDAAEGRRREHQRPDGSSREPEEEKRSPSGRRKHGKRNSEERGGTSSSYDTGGGASADASAATSAGASASSESSAPEGDSADQSASTRPGAATADRAQAAEPGQDQAQGRTAAQQQAGGKDAQDKDRRDQEARQDQQEKKDQQAQQQKTDQSKDPKDKPAATKAEGSPEHERKSAAKQPVAGSKPHNPDHLPTPQPGPVRPEEVDKTAEERDGSLARHGVVEGDEDGEPPEQEEPEGLEPGADSEVDGPHGGVGPGATGEAETALKPEDFVPSTDLDVSSVPTADQMRPPADGSAPVPAEVPSFPAPPPTKAEKVQTARQSEREDDEPAEPPVATAPPAPGRRTLQSAPQPGPVAENEAGDRTERDLQTEKPVEQEVGPDPEHAQPADDASPAAKPETEPKSGPGQQSDELSARPPQTEEGAAPTPAQQESATEHNERQEAEHAPAPAVPTSALASARSAGALHPHQPAGAPYGP
- a CDS encoding ATP-binding protein, which translates into the protein MGGEKAKVPGDGELHHKALSVAVEAVLARLDAHASGPDGNGASAATARSEPAASPEPEPGSALDTLSSCFGLSPFERDVLVLAAAAELDSTTASRCAAACGDPARPYPTFSLALACLDDAHWSALAPVGPLRRWRLLELDDREGTVALTASRIRVDERILHFLVGVDYLDIRLHGLLTWIAPSAQALPAAHERTVRAVSAGWAAAELDALPHVELVGADRQTRWEIAAAAARESGLTLYAVSAEDLPTDPGERDRLARLWQREAVLLPAALLVELNDGSSVSLGEAPSGLSARDTSAAVDALTGGLAVPVVLSADDPRPATARARAERVTVPALSAEEQLDVWTDALGGLPEVTEWGLRGLVAQFSLPAHVIRSAATSVRRSSGSGDAGRDATQLAWRAGLVEARMALDELGRRVEPRAGWNDLVVAERQRAILREIVAHVRRRATVHQEWGFESVLRRGLGVTALFAGGSGTGKTLAAEVMAGELGVDLFVIDLSQVVSKYIGETEKNLRRVFDAAERGGALLLFDEADSLFGKRSEVKDSHDRYANLEVSYLLMRMEAYRGLAVLTTNMKKALDNAFMRRIRFVVDFPFPSVPERAEIWRRVIPDRTPTRGLDPERLAQLTVAGGSIRNIALAGAFLAAEEGSPVRMRHMLAAARTEYLKLERSLTPSEVDGWV
- a CDS encoding DUF4255 domain-containing protein, with translation MSNTLAVATVTEALRQQIAQSLAPDIPFAVDVAARKPPTDPPAEPTITVFLYQVTPNPSLRNMDAPTRAADGTVLTRPSAALDLHYLISFYGDEAELVPQRLLGCVVRTLHENPVLSKAMIEAAAEQPYLQGTDLADSPQRVRFTPTALDIDDTSKLWGMLYQNNTPYALSLIYQGIAVMIDGRATPVEPKPVKTRTVHAVPEAG